GTGAGAACGCCGCGCAGGGCAGTAGAGGCTGACATGGACGAAGACTCCTTTAAGTGCAGGGTCGTCCCAGCTCTAGCTATGGCTGTGCAGGTCGTCCTGCCAGCGAGTTCTGACCAGCAGCCTAGCATGTCCGGCAGCTACGGCAAGCTGGAGCCAACTATGCAATGAAGGAATTGATTCGTAATCAGTTTGGATGCCAAGTCTGCCTATCTCTTGAAGGTTAAATTAGCCAAGATCACGTGCGGCGATAAGCTCGTTTTCTACTGCTTGGTGGCGCTGTGGCTGTGATCAAACCGATTTCTACAAGATGTCGAAGGGCGGCGCGTACGGTGCTTATTGGCCGATCGGTAAGGTCGCTAACTTGTTGAGCTGAGAGTTCTTCAGTATTAGATACTGCATCGAATACGTCTTGTTGGGCGGGGGTTAGTTGAGCTCCCGCACTTGAGAGGGTGTATACCCCTTGGCTCGATTCAATTAACGAACCTTGTTGAGCAAGCTTATCGAGCATGATCTGAAGCTCACCACTGTCGCCGCCTGTCTGCCGTTTGAGATCTTTAGCTGTGACGGCCCCCAAGTCTTTTGCCAAAACAAGTGCGGCACCTTCAGCGATTGAGAATTCATCTCCAAGTCGTTCCTTAACCCAGGATGCGACTTCTCCGTCTGCGAGGCCGAATCGCTGCAGAATGACTGTCACTCGAGCAATATCTACCTTAAAAGTCGGCCTGGGAAGACCGACAGATTTCATGGTGTTGATCATGGTCAAGATCCCTCCACCATTACTTTCGGCAAGTACCCCGTCGTATTCGTGGGACAGTGGGACATCTTGAAGTAGCCTGGCTAATGTCGAATTCCGCGGGATTTGTTGTCCATCATCGAGGTTCTCGGTAGTTTTGCCGCCAGGCAATCCTCCAGGGCTGCTGATTTCTACGCGGTCTAAAAAGATATCGACACTGATATTTTGGTCTCGGAATGGTGCGGAGTAGTCACGATGCATCACTGCATTAGCTAATGCCTCGCGTAATACGGTCTCAGGTATTTCTAAGACATCCTTTCCGAGGCTTCCTTCAATCACCCTTCTTGTTCGAAGGTTTCGACGAATTGCTGCGATTGCATCTAAAACTTGGGTGGCTACGTTGCTTTCACAAAGGACTCGGTCCACGAAACGAGTGTTTTCTCCTGCTGGTGCTTTTTCTTTTCCGGGGTGGACCGCCACATCAATAAATAATTGAGGAAAGAATTGTTGAGGATATTCTCCTAACGCCATTAGTCCTGCAAGGGTAAGTTCGCCGTCTTGAGTAACTATGGATTTCTGCTTGATCCACTTGTTGGTTTCATCAAAATCCAGCCGAGAATGTTGGCGCTTCAGCCGAGACTCCATGGCTTTAGTGAGTGAGGTATCTAGGTCATTGATATCAGTACCTGGGACATGTTCTCTGTCGGAAGCGTGCTTGTCGAATCGGTGTTGGAGTTCGTAGACTTCAAGGGCGCTAAGTCGTTGATCCGCGTCGCCAACTCTTTTAAAGCTTCCGTTCGATACTCCCTTTGATTTTACGAAGCATGGGCCATTAACAGTTAACGGAGAAATGGTGACTACGACGCATAGTTGTGTGTCCACTTTTAACAGCTCGACGGAATAGTCTGGGACTGGTTCCACGCGAATTGCGTGCTGGTCGCTGGTATTTAGACCGCTGCGGATACGGTCCTCAACGTCCTTGGCATTGAATCCTGGAGCTGGAGTGAACGATGGTTCTTCTAAACCCAGTACGATGATTCCGCCATTACTGTTAGCGAAAGCGCTTACCGTTTCCCAGAAACTTTTTGATTCACTCTTATGCGCCCATGCCTTTATTTCTATCAAAGCGTCATCTCTGCCGAGGGTACGGAGGCGGGCAAGGTGGGAATCTAGTTCAGATTGTTTCATGGGGACCTCACTGTCGCTCAAAGACTATTAAGCCTCACTGTATACAGTGAGACCGTCATTTTCTATAGTGAGGGCGTCACTTTATATAGTGAGACCGTCGTTTTATGTAGTGAGGACCTAATTTTCTGCAGTGAGGGCGTCACTTTATATAGTGAGAGCCCATTTTTATATAGTGAGGCTATTGTGGGACAGCGGAAGACGTATTAGTGTGGGGCACACTGAATGCTTGATTCCTATGCGTGCTCGTTGAGGGGAAATGATGACTGACACCGCCACGGTTAAGGAACTACGTCGTCCCACGGCTTCGTTAAAGCGGTTAGCCACTGTAGAAGCCATTTTCGGCTATATTATGGTGCCATTTTATGTGGTCTTGCAATACGTTTTCCCAAAGCGGAAGGAGAAAAGCGACCGCCAGCAAGGGGCAATTAAAGGTTTCATTGCCACGTGGGTGAAGTCGATTGGTATCGCGGTTGGTGCAGGAGCACTACTTGGCGCGGTGGAGTGGGTATTGGCCAAACTGCTTGGTCGCAGGCTTCTCGATGGCATCCCCGCCGTCCTGACCGGAATCGGCATTCCGGCACTGGTCGGGGGCTGGTTGATTGATAAGCGCAATCGCTTGCGCGGCGCGATGATTGCGGCGGTGGCAACGCTGCCGCGCATCGTGGTTTCTGAAAGTTGGGTCCGCGATAAATCGAGTGATGAGGAATTCGATAAGGAAATGAACACCGCGCGGGATCGCCTGTACGCAGTGCTTAACGATGCCTCCTGATTCAAGCGCCAGTGGACTTCGCGATAGTAATCAGTTCGTGAGCCAACCGGGGCGGACGGCGGTGTCCTGACCAGATTGCTGTGAGCGGGCGCGTGATCTTGTCGCCCTCTAAAGGCACTCGCAGGAGGTTGCCATTGGCGAGCTGATCGCGCACGGCAAGCTCACTCATTACTGCGGGGCCGGCACCGGAAGCTACTGCGACGCGCACGGCCGCAATGCTGTTGAGTACCTGGGCTGGTGTAGCAACGTCCAGGCCAGCCAGATGGTCTTGCTGGGCTACGAAGGTTCCGGAGCCGGGTTCTCTTACAACAAGTGCTGTTTCAGCCAGCTCTTGCAAGCTGATTCGGCCCTGTCGCGAGGCCCATGGGTGGTGCGGGGAAATCACCACAAAAAGCTCGTCTTCCTGGACAATGTGAGCATTAAGCTGCACCGGTACATGTGGCGTTTCGATGAAACCTACATGGAAATGCCCATGCCGAACCTGTGAGATAACTTCTGCTGAATTCACCACGGAAATAGCAACCTGGACATCGGGATATCGTTCGCGCAGCGCAGCAATCCACACCGGCAAGAGTGTCTCCGCGATGGTCAAGCTGGCGCCGACACTGAGCGCCTTCTGCGATTCGTCATGGTTCTCCGCGACCCAAGATTGAAAATCACGAGCAGCATCCAGGACTTCACGCGCATGCGCAGCGAGAGAAAGCCCGAAAGGCGTAGGCACTGAGCCGCTGGGACGACGATCCAGCAAATGGCTTTGCATCGTTGCCTCAAGCTCGGCAATCGCGCGGCTTGCATTGGGCTGCGCCATTCCGACGCTGCGTGCTGCGGCGCCGAGGCTGCCGCTGTCAACTACTGCGACGAATAGTTCCAGTGTGCGGAGGTTGGGTCAGCGGTCCTGAGCAGGGGTCATATCAGTAGTATATGCCCGGATGTGTAATTGCCGTCTACCGCAAACCACGTTGCGCGTTGAGACTTTAAAACATGTCTACCGGAATCTTGGCACCTGCTTCAATTGAAGTTCAACCGCGCGCACGAGCAATCACGACGTATGCGCCCGGGCTGCTGCTGTGCCTGGTTGGCGCTATTATCGCGATGCTCTTCAGTTCTTTTATACCGGGGCTTAGTGCGATGATCGTGGCGATTATCGAAGGGATCGCACTAACGAACATGACACAGCTTCCCAGCACGTTTTCGCCAGGTATCCAAGTAGCAGCTAAGACTTTGCTGCGATGGGGAATTGTGTTTCTGGGACTGAAACTGGTTAGCGCAGATGTCCGCGGCCTCGGGCTGCCGATGCTTCTGGTCATCGTCTGCATTGTCTCCGGTGGAATCATCGGCCCGCTGCTTATCGGCCGCCTGCTGAAGATGAAGCCCGCGCAGGTATTGCTCATTGCCTGCGGATTCTCCATTTGCGGCGCGGCGGCCGTCGCGGGTGTCGAAGGCGCAAGCGATGCGGAAGAAGACGTAGTCATTGCCGTCGCGTTGGTGGTGATATTTGGAACCATCATGATTCCGACCATCCCGTTTCTCGGTGCCCTTGCCGGTTTAGCCCCGGAGACGATGGGGATGTGGGCCGGTGGATCAATTCACGAGGTTGCCCAAGTCGTTGCCGCCGGAGGCGTAATAGGCGGAAGCGCTCTGGAAATAGCCGTCGTGGTTAAACTCGCGCGCGTTCTAATGCTGGCTCCAGTCGTATTCATTCTGAGCCTTGTAAAACGTCGTCAAAGTAGCGGCGTGCAGACTACGGGCCATGAGAAGCGACCACCCATAGTGCCGCTGTTTATCATCGGTTTCTTATCGATGGTCCTTCTTCGCTCCACCGTTGACCTTCCCGAGCCCGTCCTCGCCACCGGCGACTTCTTACAAACTATTCTGCTTGCAACCGCGATGTTTGCTCTCGGGTGCGGGGTGAAAATCCAAAGCTTGTTGCACGTTGGCGTGCGACCTTTCGTCCTTGCCTTTGCGTCAACAGGGATCGTCGCAACCATCGCATTTGTAGGCATTGAGCTCGTCTGATCGGCGTCCTTGTGGATAACTTCGCCGTTTGGGTGACGTGTCATGTGAATTACTCGCAGGTTTTTGAACTTGCCCTAGTCAGGGGTTGCACTGTCGTTTTAGTGTCGAAGTTATGAACGGATATGAATTATTTGAAGCCTTCGACAGAGGTGGCGTGGGCATTTTGCGCGACTTCTTTGAGCTTTCGCCCTACGACGTAGCTACTGAGGGACACAGACTTTCTACAGCGCAGAAATATGCTCGGCTGGCCAGAGTTTACTTCGGGTCCTGCGACTCGCCGCGTGTGCAGCAAGAGGCTGTCGCACTTGCCGAAGAGCGCAGGTTGGGCATTGAGTTCTTAGAGATGGTTAATAAACACGCGAAGAAGTTGAAAGCGCGTGGTGCCGCGTGGAAGTTGCGTGCAGAACTCATCGCGTATGAGGGAAGCTACGAAGAAGTCGATGAGCATGGCAAAAGGCGCGTGACCGAAGAAGGCGGCGACAAAGCCAAACAATCTGGCGTACGCGTAGGCCGCGCAATAGACGGGCTGCGCACCATTAGCATTACCGATACCCAACGACGCATTACTGATTTGGAAAAGACCCTCGACGCGGCCGCCGAAGACGATGACCAACCGCGCTCCGAGGCACTGCTCGAGCCTTTCTGGGACCTCATCGAAGGAACCAGCACGGGTCTTATCAAGCCTGAATACCGCACCGTGATTGCTCTTGGGCTGGATAACTCTGCCAAAATCTTCAGTGGCGAAGGCGACGATGTCAACGTCGGCGCCTCTGACGGCACCACCATGACCGGTGCCGAAATTGTTAATGCCGCGATGGAAGGTGCTTTAGGCGAAAAGCTTTACGTCGGTTTGTTCCATCCCACCGCCGGGCCGGTCAATCTCTACGAGGCACGCTTCGCTTCCGACAAGCTGCGAACCCTGGCTATGACCGAGAATCTCGTCTGCCCCTGGCCGGACTGCAACGTGCCGGCCGACAGGTGCCAAGTCCACCACATCGACGCCCACAAACACGGTGGGCATACCAAGCCGTCGAATCTGACGATGTTGTGTAAGTATCACAACGGCGTCAACGATGACGGCCCGGCTACGCCGGGCGGGAAGAAAAGAGGACCAGGCAAACCAAAATGCGGCAAGCCGAAGCGGGGAAGAATGCACCGACACCGCGGCAAAGTCCGCCTGCGCACCCCAGGCGGCAAACTACTCGGCAATACTCACGACCTCAGCAGCATGGGAGCGATGAACCTGATCTAATAGGGCATAACCACGCTGAAACTGTGGACCGAAAGGTGGAAGAGAAAATAAACCCAATCGACTAAGGTTGTTGACATGAACGCAACCGCAGTTGAGATCATTTCTTCCCGCGCTGTGCCGCTTGGTGGTCCGCGTGCGATGACGGTTCATCGTACGCTGCCGCACCGTCAGCGATCGCTCATTGGCGCGTGGTGCTTTGTCGATCATTTTGGTCCCGATGATGTGTCAAAGACCGGTGGCATGGACGTTGCGCCGCACCCGCACACTGGTCTGCAGACCGCGACGTGGCTCTTTACCGGCGAGATCAGCCACATCGATGCCGGCGGCGGACGCGGCTTCGTGCATCCCGGTGAGTTCTACCTGATGACTGCCGGTAACGGCATTTCGCATACAGAAACCACCACCGAGAAGACCACCATCTTGCATGGCGTGCAGTTGTGGATTGCGCTGCCGGATGCCACGCGCAGTACTGCCGAGCGCGACTTGGCCTATTTCAAACCGCCAGCTACCGAGCTCGATGGCGGTCAGCTCAAGGTGTTTATGGGTGAGCTCATGGGTGCATCCAGCCCGGTGCATTCGCACACACCAATGGTCGGTGCGGAAATCACCATCGACCCACACTCAGAAATCGTGCTGGATCTGAATCCAGAGTTTGAACACGGCGTGATCGCTGACTCTGGCACCATCGTGGTCGCAGACACCGAGCTGGAAAAGACGCAGATTGGCTACACCGGCATCGGTGAAAAGACTCTACGCATCCGCAATGATTCCGATGAGATCGGCCGAGTGCTGTTTATCGGCGGCGAACCACTGCGGGAAAAAATCCTCATGTGGTGGAATTTCCTCGGCCGCGACCACGACGAAATCGTGCGCTACCGCGATATTTGGCAAGCCAGCCAGGGCGAAGATGTCGACGGCCAGTTCGGCTTCGTCGACGGCTACATCGGCCACGGTGGCGTCGGCGAAGACGGCCTCGGCCGCAACGCCGATGGCATGACGTGGCTTCCCGCGCCGAATCTCCCCAATGTCCGAATGCGCCCGCGCACTCTCACCGAACCTGTCGCGCGGCCAAACACGAAAATCTAATGAACGGAAACTGGGGTCTTGAAAGTGGATGCAAATCCGCAACGAGACCCCAGTAAATCCGCAACGCGCTTCAACTACCTGCACGAATGTGGAAAATGAACGAATACTTGGTTCAGCGCCCTGTGGCTTCTTCTAAACTAGGAATTGGCCGCACTGGATGCTTGGATGGCGTTAATTATTTTCTCAGTAAGCAAATGTACGGTCGTCCAGGAGCCACCGAGATCCTTTAGATCTTCAAAGTTGGTGAGTTCACTGGGGATTCTCTTCTTTGCCCTTCTAATCGCTTCTTTATGCTGTTCGTTCTCATTAGGAAGTTGAGAACTACTGCCTTTTTGATAATCAGGTATGTAGCGGTTGAGTCGATCAAGAATCTCTTTTCGAGTTCCGGCGCCAGTACCATCTTCGAAATGTAGTAGAAGCCACCATTCGAATTGAGGAAGGCTGAGTGCGATTCCCCTATCCCCACGTTGGGAAGCCCAACTCCAAATCTCTTGGATCTGATCATCTTCCCATTCATCCCGGTCAATGACGCACCATGCCTGATCCCCAGCCCTCAATGAACCTTTGCTTCTTAAATCCTCAAGCATTCTATCTGCTTGAGCCATAACCGCGGTTGGGTTGCTGCCTTTACCAGTATTTACCATTAGCTGGACTTCGGATATGTGTCCTTTGAATTGTTCGAAATATGCCTTTTCTGTTTTCCCTTCAACGGCCAATACGAACTGGGTCCGATAATTTCGGTTATTAGTTTTACGTCGCGATTGAAGCCTAGCCATTTTCTACCTCGGTGAGCCGCTCTGCCCACTGGGAAAGACCCAAGGGCTTGATGCTTGGAACGCCTCCAAACCGGCCTGCTAGATAGCTCTTTCGAAGATCGAGATCTTTGCGCGCCTCCCGATATTCAGCAACTCCAATAAGCATCGAAGATCCGCTATTGTCTTTTTCCACCACCCACATTTCATCGCGTCGCAAGCGATCTGGATCCATTAGGAGTAAGTCATGGGTTGTGAACAATAGTTGGGCACGACTGTCTGCGGAACAGGTGGCAAGGAAGCCATCTATGAGCGCACGAGAAAGCTCAGTGTGGAAGCTGCGATCGAGCTCATCTATGACTAGGAGTAGAGGACTTTCCTCGATGGCTAGTGTAACGAAAATTCCTAGAAGTCGAATTATAGATTTGGTGCCGTCTGATTCTTCATGCCACTCGAGAGGGTATTCTCCATCGGATCCTATGTGTAACAGGCGGATTCTGTTCGCGGTCAATTTGCCGTTCGCATCTTTGCTGATTTCGAATCTTCCTGCCATGGTTTCTACGGA
This region of Corynebacterium casei LMG S-19264 genomic DNA includes:
- a CDS encoding HNH endonuclease signature motif containing protein, with the protein product MNGYELFEAFDRGGVGILRDFFELSPYDVATEGHRLSTAQKYARLARVYFGSCDSPRVQQEAVALAEERRLGIEFLEMVNKHAKKLKARGAAWKLRAELIAYEGSYEEVDEHGKRRVTEEGGDKAKQSGVRVGRAIDGLRTISITDTQRRITDLEKTLDAAAEDDDQPRSEALLEPFWDLIEGTSTGLIKPEYRTVIALGLDNSAKIFSGEGDDVNVGASDGTTMTGAEIVNAAMEGALGEKLYVGLFHPTAGPVNLYEARFASDKLRTLAMTENLVCPWPDCNVPADRCQVHHIDAHKHGGHTKPSNLTMLCKYHNGVNDDGPATPGGKKRGPGKPKCGKPKRGRMHRHRGKVRLRTPGGKLLGNTHDLSSMGAMNLI
- a CDS encoding ATP-binding protein, which produces MKQSELDSHLARLRTLGRDDALIEIKAWAHKSESKSFWETVSAFANSNGGIIVLGLEEPSFTPAPGFNAKDVEDRIRSGLNTSDQHAIRVEPVPDYSVELLKVDTQLCVVVTISPLTVNGPCFVKSKGVSNGSFKRVGDADQRLSALEVYELQHRFDKHASDREHVPGTDINDLDTSLTKAMESRLKRQHSRLDFDETNKWIKQKSIVTQDGELTLAGLMALGEYPQQFFPQLFIDVAVHPGKEKAPAGENTRFVDRVLCESNVATQVLDAIAAIRRNLRTRRVIEGSLGKDVLEIPETVLREALANAVMHRDYSAPFRDQNISVDIFLDRVEISSPGGLPGGKTTENLDDGQQIPRNSTLARLLQDVPLSHEYDGVLAESNGGGILTMINTMKSVGLPRPTFKVDIARVTVILQRFGLADGEVASWVKERLGDEFSIAEGAALVLAKDLGAVTAKDLKRQTGGDSGELQIMLDKLAQQGSLIESSQGVYTLSSAGAQLTPAQQDVFDAVSNTEELSAQQVSDLTDRPISTVRAALRHLVEIGLITATAPPSSRKRAYRRT
- a CDS encoding LysR family transcriptional regulator, producing the protein MELFVAVVDSGSLGAAARSVGMAQPNASRAIAELEATMQSHLLDRRPSGSVPTPFGLSLAAHAREVLDAARDFQSWVAENHDESQKALSVGASLTIAETLLPVWIAALRERYPDVQVAISVVNSAEVISQVRHGHFHVGFIETPHVPVQLNAHIVQEDELFVVISPHHPWASRQGRISLQELAETALVVREPGSGTFVAQQDHLAGLDVATPAQVLNSIAAVRVAVASGAGPAVMSELAVRDQLANGNLLRVPLEGDKITRPLTAIWSGHRRPPRLAHELITIAKSTGA
- a CDS encoding pirin family protein produces the protein MNATAVEIISSRAVPLGGPRAMTVHRTLPHRQRSLIGAWCFVDHFGPDDVSKTGGMDVAPHPHTGLQTATWLFTGEISHIDAGGGRGFVHPGEFYLMTAGNGISHTETTTEKTTILHGVQLWIALPDATRSTAERDLAYFKPPATELDGGQLKVFMGELMGASSPVHSHTPMVGAEITIDPHSEIVLDLNPEFEHGVIADSGTIVVADTELEKTQIGYTGIGEKTLRIRNDSDEIGRVLFIGGEPLREKILMWWNFLGRDHDEIVRYRDIWQASQGEDVDGQFGFVDGYIGHGGVGEDGLGRNADGMTWLPAPNLPNVRMRPRTLTEPVARPNTKI
- a CDS encoding RloB family protein, producing MARLQSRRKTNNRNYRTQFVLAVEGKTEKAYFEQFKGHISEVQLMVNTGKGSNPTAVMAQADRMLEDLRSKGSLRAGDQAWCVIDRDEWEDDQIQEIWSWASQRGDRGIALSLPQFEWWLLLHFEDGTGAGTRKEILDRLNRYIPDYQKGSSSQLPNENEQHKEAIRRAKKRIPSELTNFEDLKDLGGSWTTVHLLTEKIINAIQASSAANS
- a CDS encoding YeiH family protein, yielding MSTGILAPASIEVQPRARAITTYAPGLLLCLVGAIIAMLFSSFIPGLSAMIVAIIEGIALTNMTQLPSTFSPGIQVAAKTLLRWGIVFLGLKLVSADVRGLGLPMLLVIVCIVSGGIIGPLLIGRLLKMKPAQVLLIACGFSICGAAAVAGVEGASDAEEDVVIAVALVVIFGTIMIPTIPFLGALAGLAPETMGMWAGGSIHEVAQVVAAGGVIGGSALEIAVVVKLARVLMLAPVVFILSLVKRRQSSGVQTTGHEKRPPIVPLFIIGFLSMVLLRSTVDLPEPVLATGDFLQTILLATAMFALGCGVKIQSLLHVGVRPFVLAFASTGIVATIAFVGIELV